From the Chloroflexus aurantiacus J-10-fl genome, one window contains:
- a CDS encoding DUF169 domain-containing protein, protein MSENDEIPDLKLLNRLLVERMRVKRRPVAITYCYDGPPPGYEPVNVVACAIVREAEQGRRVYVDANHHDCWVGQYHLGFNPDPGPYITQGIYLTDAQGFYTPEAAACNKQQSYSLPAGMIKALAAAPLDDVPDGVPVDLMVCVVDPQRAMQIAGAASVRIGTFPVGELGASACASIFAAPWHTKNSVFAIGDGGGRMHNRLDPSEMFVSIPRSHLRYVVELIENFRIDPQKMREVIMPSYAAKAQQSREE, encoded by the coding sequence ATGAGTGAAAACGACGAAATCCCCGATCTGAAACTGCTCAATCGCCTCCTGGTGGAACGGATGCGGGTCAAACGGCGACCGGTCGCGATCACCTATTGTTACGATGGGCCACCACCGGGATACGAGCCGGTCAATGTGGTGGCGTGTGCGATTGTCCGCGAAGCCGAACAGGGGCGGCGCGTGTATGTTGATGCAAACCACCACGACTGTTGGGTAGGGCAGTACCACCTCGGTTTCAATCCTGATCCGGGGCCGTACATTACCCAGGGTATCTATCTGACCGATGCGCAGGGCTTTTATACACCGGAAGCCGCGGCGTGCAATAAACAGCAAAGCTACTCGTTACCGGCAGGGATGATCAAGGCACTGGCGGCGGCACCACTTGACGACGTACCAGATGGAGTACCGGTTGATCTGATGGTCTGTGTGGTTGATCCACAACGGGCAATGCAGATCGCCGGTGCAGCCAGTGTGCGCATCGGGACATTTCCGGTCGGTGAGTTGGGTGCCAGTGCGTGTGCCTCAATTTTTGCTGCACCCTGGCACACCAAAAATTCAGTGTTTGCCATTGGTGACGGCGGCGGACGAATGCATAATCGGCTCGATCCGAGTGAAATGTTCGTTTCCATCCCGCGATCACATTTGCGCTACGTGGTAGAATTAATAGAGAACTTCCGTATCGATCCGCAGAAAATGCGTGAAGTCATTATGCCGTCGTATGCTGCAAAAGCTCAACAGTCGCGAGAGGAGTGA
- the bchI gene encoding magnesium chelatase ATPase subunit I: MSKEHVQTIATDDVSKNGHTPPTNASTPPYPFVAIVGQAELKLALLLCVVNPTIGGVMVMGHRGTAKSTAVRALAAMLPPIKAVAGCPYSCAPDRTAGLCDQCRALEQQSGKTKKPAVINIPVPVVDLPLGATEDRVCGTLDIERALTQGVQAFAPGLLARANRGFLYIDEVNLLEDHLVDVLLDVAASGVNVVEREGVSVRHPARFVLVGSGNPEEGDLRPQLLDRFGLHARITTITDVSERVEIVKRRREYDADPFAFVEKWAKETQKLQRKIKQAQRRLPEVILPDPVLYKIAELCVKLEVDGHRGELTLARAATALAALEGRNEVTVQDVRRIAVLALRHRLRKDPLETQDDAVRIERAVEEVLVP; encoded by the coding sequence ATGAGCAAAGAACACGTGCAAACAATCGCAACCGACGACGTATCGAAGAATGGTCATACCCCACCGACAAACGCCTCAACACCCCCCTACCCGTTTGTGGCGATTGTTGGTCAGGCTGAACTGAAGCTGGCTCTTTTGCTGTGTGTGGTCAACCCAACTATCGGCGGCGTGATGGTGATGGGGCATCGCGGGACGGCCAAATCAACCGCGGTACGGGCACTGGCAGCTATGTTGCCGCCGATCAAAGCGGTTGCCGGCTGTCCGTATTCGTGCGCGCCCGACCGCACGGCCGGGCTGTGCGATCAGTGTCGGGCGTTAGAACAGCAATCCGGTAAAACGAAAAAGCCTGCGGTGATAAATATTCCGGTGCCGGTGGTAGACCTGCCCCTCGGTGCCACCGAAGATCGCGTCTGCGGTACTCTCGACATCGAACGAGCGTTGACTCAGGGTGTACAGGCATTCGCCCCTGGCCTGCTGGCCCGCGCCAATCGCGGCTTTCTCTATATTGATGAAGTGAATCTGCTCGAAGACCATCTGGTTGACGTGTTACTCGACGTAGCGGCATCAGGTGTCAACGTGGTTGAACGAGAGGGTGTCAGCGTGCGCCACCCGGCCCGCTTCGTACTGGTGGGATCGGGAAACCCTGAAGAGGGTGATCTGCGGCCCCAGCTTCTCGACCGGTTCGGTCTGCATGCCCGCATCACCACCATTACCGATGTGAGCGAGCGGGTCGAGATTGTCAAGCGACGACGTGAATACGACGCCGATCCGTTTGCGTTTGTCGAAAAATGGGCCAAAGAGACCCAGAAACTACAACGCAAAATCAAGCAAGCCCAACGGCGTTTACCAGAGGTAATCTTGCCCGATCCGGTACTCTACAAGATTGCCGAACTGTGCGTCAAACTTGAGGTTGATGGTCACCGCGGTGAACTCACCCTGGCCAGAGCAGCAACCGCCCTGGCCGCGCTCGAAGGCCGGAATGAGGTCACCGTACAGGACGTGCGCCGAATCGCAGTACTGGCATTGCGCCATCGGTTGCGCAAAGACCCGCTCGAAACCCAGGACGATGCAGTACGGATTGAGCGCGCCGTTGAAGAGGTGTTGGTACCGTAA
- the bchD gene encoding magnesium chelatase ATPase subunit D: MVQKAIALPAAPLPFTAIVGLDTARQALLLLAVDPSLAGVAIGAGAGTGKSALVRAFARMLAGGREFDPTIPWQLVEMPVGVSEDRLLGGIDIEATLATGERVHRSGLLARANGGMLYVDSVNLLDDSTINHILSALDSGVVRVEREGISVVEPARFVLLVTYDPAEGPPRRHLLDRLGLIVAPIGKAPVTTRAEVVRRNLQPGTDYEDDEALVLAGILAARELLPSVTISDEQVQQLSLTAMALGIEGHRADLFAVRAARAAAALAGREEVNNDDLELAVRLVMLPRATRLPEMTPEEAGPPPPPEPAPPPPSPENSDDEQRDDEEEKPPQPPEDELTIEELILAAMETDVPPDILETPFTVRRRGRSGSRGTISGQRGRHIRSVPGKPAQGRLDVIATLRAAAPWQRIRAAEYHPHRRGRIHLRADDLHIKKYRSKAGTLFCFLVDASGSMALHRMRQAKGAVNALLQQAYVHRDQVALLAFRGERADLLLPPSQSVELAKRALDVLPTGGGTPLAAALLAAYQISEQARSRGIFRTTIVLITDGRPNVPLKADPTMDKARRLEQARQEVQQLAGRLRAAGVGAVVIDTQRSFVSRGEAQQLAAWLGGRYVYLPNGRGDQIANAVIAASEEG, translated from the coding sequence ATGGTGCAAAAAGCCATTGCATTACCGGCAGCGCCTCTGCCATTCACGGCAATTGTTGGCCTGGATACGGCCCGGCAGGCGCTGCTGTTGCTGGCGGTTGATCCATCACTGGCCGGGGTTGCGATTGGGGCCGGCGCCGGCACCGGCAAAAGCGCACTGGTACGGGCTTTTGCCCGTATGCTGGCCGGTGGTCGTGAATTTGATCCGACCATCCCCTGGCAGTTGGTCGAGATGCCGGTCGGCGTGAGCGAAGATCGACTGCTGGGGGGGATAGATATTGAAGCAACCCTGGCGACGGGTGAGCGTGTCCATCGCAGCGGTCTGCTGGCCCGCGCCAATGGCGGCATGCTCTATGTGGATAGTGTGAATCTGCTCGATGACAGCACGATCAACCATATTTTGAGCGCACTCGATAGCGGTGTTGTGCGGGTCGAACGGGAGGGAATTTCGGTCGTTGAACCGGCCCGCTTCGTGTTGCTGGTAACTTACGATCCGGCAGAAGGGCCACCTCGTCGCCACTTACTCGACCGCCTGGGATTGATTGTGGCGCCAATTGGGAAAGCGCCGGTAACGACCAGAGCTGAAGTGGTGCGTCGTAACTTGCAACCCGGCACCGATTACGAAGATGACGAAGCGCTGGTATTGGCCGGCATCCTGGCTGCACGTGAGCTATTGCCTTCAGTCACCATCAGTGATGAGCAGGTCCAGCAGTTGAGCCTGACAGCGATGGCACTCGGTATTGAAGGTCATCGTGCCGACCTGTTTGCAGTACGTGCAGCCCGCGCCGCCGCTGCACTGGCCGGACGGGAAGAGGTGAATAACGACGATCTCGAACTGGCAGTACGATTGGTCATGCTGCCACGCGCAACCCGCCTCCCCGAAATGACGCCGGAAGAGGCCGGGCCGCCGCCACCACCGGAACCGGCGCCACCTCCGCCATCACCAGAGAATAGTGACGATGAGCAGCGCGACGATGAAGAGGAAAAACCACCGCAGCCGCCTGAAGACGAGCTGACCATCGAAGAGCTGATTCTGGCAGCGATGGAGACTGATGTGCCGCCAGACATTCTCGAAACACCGTTTACCGTGCGGCGACGCGGACGGAGCGGCTCACGCGGCACAATTTCGGGTCAGCGCGGGCGACATATCCGCTCGGTGCCGGGGAAACCGGCTCAGGGACGGCTCGATGTCATTGCCACGCTGCGGGCAGCCGCGCCATGGCAACGGATTCGGGCAGCGGAATACCATCCCCACCGACGCGGACGTATCCATCTGCGTGCTGATGATTTGCATATCAAGAAATATCGCTCGAAGGCAGGAACGCTCTTCTGCTTTCTGGTTGATGCCAGCGGTTCGATGGCGCTGCACCGGATGCGCCAGGCCAAGGGAGCGGTTAATGCGCTCTTGCAACAGGCCTACGTTCACCGCGACCAGGTAGCGTTACTGGCATTCCGTGGCGAACGCGCCGACCTGCTACTCCCCCCATCACAAAGCGTCGAGCTGGCCAAACGCGCCCTCGATGTCTTGCCAACCGGTGGTGGTACCCCCCTGGCCGCAGCCCTCCTCGCTGCGTACCAGATTAGCGAACAGGCCCGCTCACGAGGCATCTTCCGCACAACTATCGTCTTGATCACCGATGGACGGCCAAACGTCCCGCTCAAAGCCGATCCGACGATGGACAAAGCACGGCGACTCGAACAGGCCCGGCAAGAAGTGCAACAACTGGCCGGTCGGCTGCGTGCCGCCGGTGTTGGCGCGGTTGTGATCGACACCCAGCGCAGCTTTGTGTCGCGTGGTGAAGCACAACAACTGGCGGCCTGGCTGGGTGGACGTTATGTCTACCTGCCTAACGGACGAGGTGATCAGATCGCCAACGCGGTGATTGCAGCCAGTGAGGAGGGTTAA